A single genomic interval of Oceanivirga salmonicida harbors:
- a CDS encoding peptidylprolyl isomerase: MLVVVLKTNKGDINLELFEDKTPKTVKNFVDLIEKNFYDGVSFHRVINDFMIQGGDPTGTGMGGPGYEFEDEFVEGLVFDEAGLLAMANAGPNTNGSQFFITHTKTPWLNYHHTIFGKVLSDKDQKVVNSIIQGDIIEKAIIKKVD; encoded by the coding sequence ATGTTAGTGGTAGTATTGAAAACAAATAAAGGAGATATTAATTTAGAATTGTTTGAAGATAAAACTCCAAAAACGGTTAAAAATTTTGTTGACTTAATTGAAAAAAATTTTTATGATGGTGTAAGTTTTCACAGGGTAATAAATGATTTTATGATACAAGGTGGAGATCCAACAGGAACAGGCATGGGTGGACCTGGTTATGAATTTGAAGATGAATTTGTAGAAGGGTTAGTATTTGATGAAGCAGGATTACTTGCTATGGCTAATGCTGGACCTAATACTAATGGTTCACAATTTTTCATAACTCATACTAAGACTCCATGGCTTAATTACCATCATACTATATTTGGTAAAGTTTTGAGCGATAAAGACCAAAAGGTCGTAAATAGTATAATCCAAGGAGATATAATAGAAAAAGCAATTATAAAAAAGGTAGACTAA